The following are encoded in a window of Oncorhynchus keta strain PuntledgeMale-10-30-2019 chromosome 10, Oket_V2, whole genome shotgun sequence genomic DNA:
- the LOC118388320 gene encoding prothymosin alpha-like, whose protein sequence is MADTAVDTTTTTEISAKELKEKKEVVEEVEEKENGSGDAPANGNGTHTNGAETKTNGADDSEETPVCEKEEEDGEGLDAAKDAEEVAGEEVDHPVKCPADESVDHPVKRPADDKVDHPVKLPADEVDHPVKRPADEEDQLETKKQKTENGESKEAEVKA, encoded by the exons ATGGCTGATACCGCAGTAGACACTACCACAACTACCGAGATTTCAGCAAAG GAGCTCAAAGAGAAGAAGGAGGTTGtcgaggaggtggaggagaaggagaatggCAGCGGGGACGCACCAGCCAACGGCAATGGAACA CACACAAATGgtgcagagacaaagacaaatgGTGCAGACGATTCTGAAGAAACCCCTGTGTGTgagaaggaagaagaggatg GAGAGGGACTGGATGCAGCCAAGGATGCAGAAGAAGTTGCTGGTGAGGAGGTTGACCACCCTGTGAAGTGCCCAGCTGATGAGAGTGTTGACCACCCTGTGAAGCGCCCAGCTGATGATAAGGTTGACCACCCAGTGAAGCTCCCAGCTGATGAGGTTGACCACCCTGTGAAGCGCCCAGCTGATGAGGAG GACCAATTggaaacaaaaaaacagaaaacagaaaacggTGAATCAAAGGAAGCTGAAGTGAAGGCATAG
- the odad1 gene encoding coiled-coil domain-containing protein 114 isoform X1 has translation MPRGRSATSVHSDSSDMDIDGIAETEMGKLQRQFRIMGGDRLAYSIQSQDHIRRQRQEIETLEKEQEELQRSLCVSESLSRRQRDSEDAQTLRSMLEQRDEVGDEVERERQSQAELEQEISSMERKLTELRRGEVTATLSQKSQSRQTQKASRTLENKLDRALIRFNEQLTKNSHLREDLETLRVERVRFQQLHRRLDKELQEIRKDIGDMVSLSTAAYDVRVEAQSKMIMMREKAVKDLSQYSAEMKELERVIAHERRLKEFMTTKCSERSGQDEGQELGRRHAAELKEQRRLDSGEESVDTLEEVFHRIQNITGEEDLDMLVTRFIQVEDQNFALFNYVNEQNNEAEALRDQINQTQREMEQFNVRGQQQKQQHHALLRDIDQQQRDTESQAHENEVLASAVSKILDQIKTGVNSVFHKMDCDRSVVEDLLGSSSGIRENNIMTYLGLVEQRTNQLLTMQAFLNSRDLDKEYDPKDLARFLLGQNPEIPRQNIIIQPPVTGDDYDTEESPLTDEEERPLSQGELRQRIMKGVLLKEGSVRHAGPRRKMSGPSNSHRRSLEA, from the exons ATGCCTCGAGGAAGATCAGCCACCAGTGTCCACTCTGACAGCAGTGACATGGATATTGATGGAATAG CGGAAACAGAGATGGGAAAACTGCAAAGACAGTTCCGGATCATGGGGGGAGACCGGTTGGCCTACAGCATCCAGTCTCAAGATCACATACGCAGACAGCG GCAGGAGATAGAGACGCTTGAGAAGGAACAGGAGGAGCTACAGCgtagtctctgtgtgtctgagagCCTATCCCGGCGGCAGCGGGACAGTGAGGATGCCCAGACCCTGCGCTCCATGCTGGAACAGAGGGACGAGGTGGGGGacgaggtggagagggagaggcagagtcaggcagagctGGAGCAGGAG ATCTCTAGCATGGAGAGAAAGCTGACAGAGCTGAGGAGAGGCGAGGTCACTGCTACTCTCAGCCAAAAGTCCCAGTCCCGACAAACTCAGAAGGCCTCACGCACCCTGGAGAACAAACTAGATAGA GCCCTCATTCGCTTCAACGAGCAGCTGACTAAAAACAGCCACCTGAGAGAGGACCTGGAGACTCTGCGTGTGGAGCGGGTCCGGTTCCAGCAGCTCCACCGCAGACTGGACAAG GAGCTGCAGGAGATCCGGAAAGACATCGGAGATATGGTCAGCCTCTCCACTGCTGCATATGATGTCAG ggTGGAGGCCCAGTCTAAGATGATCATGATGAGGGAGAAGGCAGTAAAGGACCTGTCTCAGTACAGCGCTGAAATGAAGGAGCTGGAGAGGGTGATCGCACACGAACGCCGCCTCAAAGAGTTCATGACCACCAAGTGCAGTGAGAGGAGTGGCCAGGATGAGGGGCAAGAACTGGGCCGCAGGCATG cagCAGAGTTGAAGGAACAGAGGAGGTTGGACTCTGGAGAGGAGTCAGTGGACACACTGGAGGAAGTCTTCCATAGGATCCAGAATATCACAGGAGAGGAAGACCTGGACATGCTGGTCACCAGGTTCATCCAAG TCGAGGATCAGAACTTTGCCCTCTTCAACTATGTTAATGAGCAAAACAACGAGGCTGAAGCTTTGAGGGACCAAATTAACCAG acccagagggagatggagcagtTTAATGTGAGGGGgcagcagcagaagcagcagcaCCATGCTTTGTTGAGAGACATTGATCagcaacagagagacacagagtctcAGGCACACGAGAATGAAGTCCTGGCCAGTGCTGTGAGCAAGATCCTGGACCAGATAAAGACAG GAGTGAACAGTGTGTTCCATAAGATGGACTGTGATCGCTCAGTGGTGGAGGACTTGCTGGGCTCGTCCTCTGGCATCCGGGAGAACAACATCATGACCTACCTGGGTCTGGTGGAACAGAGGACCAACCAGCTGCTCACCATGCAGGCCTTCCTCAACTCCAGG GATCTCGATAAGGAGTATGACCCAAAAGACCTTGCCCGATTTCTACTCGGTCAGAACCCTGAGATTCCCAGACAAAATATCATCATACAGCCTCCTGTCACAGG GGATGACTATGACACAGAGGAGTCTCCTCTCACTGATGAGGAAGAGCGGCCTCTCTCCCAGGGAGAACTACGCCAGAGAATCATGAAAGGG GTCCTGCTAAAGGAGGGATCAGTTCGTCACGCAGGACCAAGGAGAAAGATGAGTGGTCCGTCCAACAGCCACCGGCGCTCCCTAGAGGCCTGA
- the odad1 gene encoding coiled-coil domain-containing protein 114 isoform X2, with amino-acid sequence MPRGRSATSVHSDSSDMDIDGIAETEMGKLQRQFRIMGGDRLAYSIQSQDHIRRQRQEIETLEKEQEELQRSLCVSESLSRRQRDSEDAQTLRSMLEQRDEVGDEVERERQSQAELEQEISSMERKLTELRRGEVTATLSQKSQSRQTQKASRTLENKLDRALIRFNEQLTKNSHLREDLETLRVERVRFQQLHRRLDKELQEIRKDIGDMVSLSTAAYDVRVEAQSKMIMMREKAVKDLSQYSAEMKELERVIAHERRLKEFMTTKCSERSGQDEGQELGRRHAELKEQRRLDSGEESVDTLEEVFHRIQNITGEEDLDMLVTRFIQVEDQNFALFNYVNEQNNEAEALRDQINQTQREMEQFNVRGQQQKQQHHALLRDIDQQQRDTESQAHENEVLASAVSKILDQIKTGVNSVFHKMDCDRSVVEDLLGSSSGIRENNIMTYLGLVEQRTNQLLTMQAFLNSRDLDKEYDPKDLARFLLGQNPEIPRQNIIIQPPVTGDDYDTEESPLTDEEERPLSQGELRQRIMKGVLLKEGSVRHAGPRRKMSGPSNSHRRSLEA; translated from the exons ATGCCTCGAGGAAGATCAGCCACCAGTGTCCACTCTGACAGCAGTGACATGGATATTGATGGAATAG CGGAAACAGAGATGGGAAAACTGCAAAGACAGTTCCGGATCATGGGGGGAGACCGGTTGGCCTACAGCATCCAGTCTCAAGATCACATACGCAGACAGCG GCAGGAGATAGAGACGCTTGAGAAGGAACAGGAGGAGCTACAGCgtagtctctgtgtgtctgagagCCTATCCCGGCGGCAGCGGGACAGTGAGGATGCCCAGACCCTGCGCTCCATGCTGGAACAGAGGGACGAGGTGGGGGacgaggtggagagggagaggcagagtcaggcagagctGGAGCAGGAG ATCTCTAGCATGGAGAGAAAGCTGACAGAGCTGAGGAGAGGCGAGGTCACTGCTACTCTCAGCCAAAAGTCCCAGTCCCGACAAACTCAGAAGGCCTCACGCACCCTGGAGAACAAACTAGATAGA GCCCTCATTCGCTTCAACGAGCAGCTGACTAAAAACAGCCACCTGAGAGAGGACCTGGAGACTCTGCGTGTGGAGCGGGTCCGGTTCCAGCAGCTCCACCGCAGACTGGACAAG GAGCTGCAGGAGATCCGGAAAGACATCGGAGATATGGTCAGCCTCTCCACTGCTGCATATGATGTCAG ggTGGAGGCCCAGTCTAAGATGATCATGATGAGGGAGAAGGCAGTAAAGGACCTGTCTCAGTACAGCGCTGAAATGAAGGAGCTGGAGAGGGTGATCGCACACGAACGCCGCCTCAAAGAGTTCATGACCACCAAGTGCAGTGAGAGGAGTGGCCAGGATGAGGGGCAAGAACTGGGCCGCAGGCATG CAGAGTTGAAGGAACAGAGGAGGTTGGACTCTGGAGAGGAGTCAGTGGACACACTGGAGGAAGTCTTCCATAGGATCCAGAATATCACAGGAGAGGAAGACCTGGACATGCTGGTCACCAGGTTCATCCAAG TCGAGGATCAGAACTTTGCCCTCTTCAACTATGTTAATGAGCAAAACAACGAGGCTGAAGCTTTGAGGGACCAAATTAACCAG acccagagggagatggagcagtTTAATGTGAGGGGgcagcagcagaagcagcagcaCCATGCTTTGTTGAGAGACATTGATCagcaacagagagacacagagtctcAGGCACACGAGAATGAAGTCCTGGCCAGTGCTGTGAGCAAGATCCTGGACCAGATAAAGACAG GAGTGAACAGTGTGTTCCATAAGATGGACTGTGATCGCTCAGTGGTGGAGGACTTGCTGGGCTCGTCCTCTGGCATCCGGGAGAACAACATCATGACCTACCTGGGTCTGGTGGAACAGAGGACCAACCAGCTGCTCACCATGCAGGCCTTCCTCAACTCCAGG GATCTCGATAAGGAGTATGACCCAAAAGACCTTGCCCGATTTCTACTCGGTCAGAACCCTGAGATTCCCAGACAAAATATCATCATACAGCCTCCTGTCACAGG GGATGACTATGACACAGAGGAGTCTCCTCTCACTGATGAGGAAGAGCGGCCTCTCTCCCAGGGAGAACTACGCCAGAGAATCATGAAAGGG GTCCTGCTAAAGGAGGGATCAGTTCGTCACGCAGGACCAAGGAGAAAGATGAGTGGTCCGTCCAACAGCCACCGGCGCTCCCTAGAGGCCTGA